A window from Dama dama isolate Ldn47 chromosome 11, ASM3311817v1, whole genome shotgun sequence encodes these proteins:
- the LOC133065114 gene encoding S-phase kinase-associated protein 1-like has translation MPSIKLQSSDGEIFEVDVEIAKQSVTIKTMLEDLGMDDEGDDDPVPLPNVNAAILKKVIQWFTHHKDDPPPPEDDENKEKRTDDIPVWDQEFLKVDQGTLFELILAANYLDIKDLLDVTCKTVANMIKGKTPEEIRKTFNIKNDFTEEEEAQVRKENQWCEEK, from the coding sequence ATGCCTTCAATTAAGTTGCAGAGCTCTGATGGAGAGATATTCGAAGTTGATGTTGAAATTGCAAAACAGTCTGTGACCATCAAGACTATGTTGGAAGATTTGGGAATGGATGATGAAGGAGATGATGATCCAGTCCCCTTGCCAAATGTTAATGCAGCAATATTAAAAAAGGTCATTCAGTGGTTCACCCACCACAAGGATGATCCTCCTCCTCCTGAGGATGATGAGAACAAAGAAAAACGAACAGATGATATACCTGTTTGGGATCAAGAATTCTTGAAAGTTGACCAAGGGACACTCTTTGAGCTTATATTGGCAGCAAACTACTTAGACATCAAAGATTTGCTTGATGTTACCTGCAAGACTGTTGCTAATATGATCAAGGGGAAAACTCCTGAGGAGATTCGAAAGACATTCAATATCAAAAATGATTTTACTGAAGAAGAGGAAGCCCAGGTACGCAAAGAGAACCAGTGGTGTGAGGAGAAGTGA